A stretch of DNA from Deltaproteobacteria bacterium:
AGGTGAGCCGATATCCTTGAATTCCCCGCTTTTCATGATCTCCAGATCAACGCCGATCTTATTCAACAGCTCTTCCATTCGAACGAATTCCATGATCACGCCGATACTGCCGGTAATCGTGCCCGGATTGGCCACGATCTTGCTGGCGGGGGCCGCGATGTAATACCCGCCGGACGCGGCAACCGTTCCCATGGACACAACCACCTTCTTGACAAGGATTGTCTTTTCTATCTCGCGATAGATCTCCTGGCTGGGAGCGATTGCGCCCCCTGGAGAATTGACCCTCAGGACAATGGCCTTGATGGCTGCATCTTTTCTAAATTTGGCCAAATCAGACGTAACGGTCTGCGAGGAGGAAATAATTCCCTCCACCGGGATGATACCGATTTTTTCACTGAAAAACGAGCCTGAGGAGGGAGACAGCGATTTCAGCACCATCACCATGGCGCCGCCCAACACCACAGCAATGACAAGGATGATCATCAGGACTGTGAATATGGAATGCCGCTTGCTTGACATGTATCCAGCTGATCGTTCACATTGGCGGTTTCAACTGTTCAGGGTTCACCCAAAAGCCGGACGTAGATCCGGGCCGTTGACAGGCGCGGACCGACGTCTGGTGATGGGGGTTCAGA
This window harbors:
- the sppA gene encoding signal peptide peptidase SppA, with product MIILVIAVVLGGAMVMVLKSLSPSSGSFFSEKIGIIPVEGIISSSQTVTSDLAKFRKDAAIKAIVLRVNSPGGAIAPSQEIYREIEKTILVKKVVVSMGTVAASGGYYIAAPASKIVANPGTITGSIGVIMEFVRMEELLNKIGVDLEIMKSGEFKDIGSPDRKLTQRDREILDAMITDIQDQFEEAIVRGRRIPLEQVQKIADGRIFSGARAKELGLVDVLGNFQDAVDITKELAGITGDVTLVYAKKRRLEVLDLLLETGARLIAGVLRNLEGRIEYRWDGISGLNLKGNY